One segment of Chitinivorax tropicus DNA contains the following:
- the rpsF gene encoding 30S ribosomal protein S6, with translation MRHYEIVFIVHPDQSEQVPAMVERYKNMVVNGGGAIHRLEDWGRRQLAYPIQKVHKAHYVLMNIECSQEILDELEHAFKFNDAVLRHLTLKKTGPVTEPSPMMKEEKSKSLMSQEGKGDAAAA, from the coding sequence ATGCGTCATTACGAGATCGTATTCATCGTCCATCCTGATCAAAGCGAGCAGGTGCCGGCGATGGTCGAGCGTTACAAGAATATGGTCGTGAACGGTGGTGGTGCAATCCATCGCCTCGAAGACTGGGGTCGTCGTCAACTGGCCTATCCGATTCAGAAAGTTCACAAGGCCCATTACGTGCTGATGAACATCGAATGCAGCCAGGAAATCCTGGATGAGCTGGAACATGCATTCAAGTTCAACGACGCAGTTCTGCGCCACCTGACCCTGAAGAAAACTGGTCCGGTGACCGAGCCTTCTCCGATGATGAAAGAAGAGAAGTCGAAGTCCCTGATGAGTCAGGAAGGTAAAGGCGACGCTGCTGCGGCGTAA
- the priB gene encoding primosomal replication protein N: MSCNQVELEGVIIERESLRYTPAGIPIIGFGLSHQSQQNEAGMARTVKCVLAAIALGDIAVQVDRLRDDRVVHLSGFLAMKNLKSSQLVLHVTRIEYSQTR, from the coding sequence GTGAGTTGCAATCAGGTTGAGCTGGAAGGTGTCATCATCGAGCGCGAGTCGCTTCGGTATACGCCAGCAGGTATCCCAATCATCGGGTTTGGCCTTTCCCATCAATCCCAGCAAAATGAAGCGGGCATGGCCCGTACAGTCAAGTGCGTCTTGGCCGCTATTGCATTGGGTGATATTGCCGTTCAGGTGGATCGCCTACGGGATGACAGGGTAGTCCATTTGTCAGGTTTTCTGGCAATGAAAAACCTGAAAAGCTCACAACTGGTATTGCACGTAACCCGAATCGAATACAGTCAAACGAGGTAA
- the rpsR gene encoding 30S ribosomal protein S18: protein MSRNLFKRRKFCRFTAEGVKEIDYKDIDTLKDFVTETGKIIPARITGTKARYQRQLSDAIKRARFLALMPYTDLH, encoded by the coding sequence ATGTCCCGTAATTTGTTCAAGCGTCGGAAGTTCTGCCGCTTCACCGCCGAAGGCGTCAAAGAGATCGACTACAAAGATATCGATACGCTGAAGGATTTCGTCACCGAAACAGGCAAGATCATTCCTGCCCGTATCACTGGTACCAAGGCTCGCTACCAGCGTCAGCTGTCAGATGCCATCAAGCGTGCGCGCTTCCTGGCCCTGATGCCTTACACTGATCTGCACTAA
- the rplI gene encoding 50S ribosomal protein L9, with translation MQIILLEKVANLGQLGDVVKVKDGYARNFLIPTGKAKRATDANLKEFEARRAELEKVQAAKLVEAQARGEKLAGARFEVSQKAGVDGRLFGSVTNADIADAISKTGVQVAKAEVRLPEGPFKMIGEYNVDIALHHDVVVEVAVVVVPEA, from the coding sequence ATGCAAATCATTCTCCTGGAAAAAGTAGCCAATCTGGGTCAACTGGGCGACGTGGTCAAGGTCAAGGATGGTTACGCTCGTAACTTCCTGATCCCGACTGGTAAAGCAAAGCGTGCAACAGATGCCAATCTGAAAGAGTTTGAAGCACGTCGTGCAGAGCTCGAAAAGGTACAGGCTGCCAAATTGGTTGAGGCGCAAGCTCGTGGTGAGAAACTCGCCGGTGCGCGTTTCGAAGTCAGCCAAAAAGCAGGTGTGGATGGCCGCTTGTTCGGCTCTGTCACCAACGCGGACATTGCTGACGCGATCAGCAAGACCGGCGTTCAGGTTGCCAAGGCTGAAGTTCGCCTGCCTGAGGGCCCGTTCAAGATGATCGGTGAATACAACGTTGATATCGCACTGCACCACGACGTAGTAGTTGAGGTGGCTGTTGTGGTCGTGCCAGAGGCGTAA
- the dnaB gene encoding replicative DNA helicase, with protein sequence MSTFDLVSEDRELQMIKLPPHSVEAEQSVLGGLLLDNKAWDNVAGQISEVDFYRHDHRLIFKHVFKLLELGQPADVVTVAESLEKSNELQEVGGLAYLASLAQNTPSAANIGRYAHIVRERSIMRKLVEVGTEIADSAYNPNGRDAADLLDQAEAKVFEIAESSAKGRQDFLTMPQLVSEVVERIDTLYNRDNPNDITGIPSGFVDLDNMTSGLQRGDLIIVAGRPSMGKTAFSINVAENVAISTGFPVAIFSMEMGGAQLVMRMIGSVGKLDQHKIKTGRLEDEDWQKLTYAVGKLSEAPIYIDESAGLSALEVRARCRRLARQHGQLGLIVIDYIQLMAGNSSGGRDQNRATEVGEISRSLKSLAKELKVPVVALSQLSRNVESRPDKRPMMSDLRESGAIEQDADIIIFMFREEYYFRDKEELKGKAEAIISKHRNGPTGSVPLTFLGQFSRFENAAFTKTGWEGE encoded by the coding sequence ATGTCCACTTTCGATTTGGTTTCAGAAGACCGTGAATTGCAGATGATCAAGCTGCCGCCTCATTCGGTTGAGGCTGAGCAGTCCGTGTTGGGCGGTTTATTGCTGGACAACAAAGCTTGGGACAATGTCGCCGGCCAGATATCCGAGGTTGATTTTTATCGCCACGATCATCGATTGATCTTCAAGCATGTGTTCAAATTGCTTGAGCTGGGGCAGCCTGCCGATGTGGTGACCGTGGCCGAGTCATTGGAAAAATCCAATGAGCTGCAGGAGGTAGGTGGGCTGGCGTATTTGGCCAGCTTGGCTCAGAACACGCCTAGCGCCGCAAATATCGGTCGATACGCCCATATTGTGCGAGAGCGTTCGATCATGCGCAAATTGGTTGAAGTCGGCACCGAGATTGCCGATTCGGCCTATAACCCAAATGGCCGCGATGCGGCGGATCTGCTTGACCAGGCGGAGGCCAAGGTCTTTGAGATTGCAGAAAGCAGCGCCAAAGGGCGGCAGGACTTTCTGACCATGCCGCAATTGGTGTCGGAGGTGGTCGAGCGGATTGATACGCTCTATAACCGTGACAATCCAAATGACATCACCGGCATCCCATCTGGTTTTGTCGATCTGGACAATATGACTTCAGGGTTGCAGCGTGGTGATCTGATCATTGTTGCGGGTCGGCCTTCTATGGGGAAGACGGCATTTTCCATCAATGTTGCTGAGAATGTTGCGATCAGCACTGGTTTTCCTGTGGCGATTTTCAGTATGGAAATGGGTGGTGCGCAGCTGGTCATGCGGATGATCGGCTCTGTTGGTAAGCTTGATCAGCATAAAATCAAGACTGGCCGATTGGAGGATGAAGACTGGCAGAAGCTGACCTATGCCGTCGGTAAACTGTCCGAGGCGCCTATCTATATTGATGAATCGGCGGGCCTGTCCGCATTGGAGGTTCGGGCACGGTGCCGTCGCTTGGCACGCCAGCATGGCCAGCTTGGCTTGATCGTGATTGACTATATCCAACTGATGGCAGGTAACAGCAGTGGTGGGCGTGATCAGAACCGTGCAACAGAGGTGGGCGAGATATCACGATCGTTGAAAAGCTTGGCCAAAGAGCTGAAAGTGCCGGTGGTCGCGCTGTCTCAGCTGTCACGAAATGTGGAAAGCCGCCCGGACAAGCGTCCGATGATGTCCGATTTGCGTGAATCTGGCGCAATCGAACAAGATGCAGACATCATCATCTTCATGTTCCGTGAAGAGTACTACTTCCGAGATAAGGAAGAATTGAAAGGCAAGGCTGAGGCAATCATCAGCAAGCACCGTAATGGCCCGACCGGGAGCGTGCCATTGACCTTCCTCGGCCAATTCTCTCGTTTCGAAAATGCCGCCTTTACCAAAACGGGTTGGGAGGGCGAGTAG
- a CDS encoding ABC transporter permease subunit — MNGKKMPLSNKLYMLLGFFFLYAPIISLVIYSFNESRLVTVWGGFSLKWYQVLFNDEAVIAAAKLSFKIAFMTASLAVVLGTIAGFVLARFGRFRGSSLFAGMVTAPMVMPEVIVGLSMLLLFVALQTAIGCDGEAAGLLKTAGCYAFGERGMVTIWIGHTTLCMAYVAVLVQSRLREMDRSLEDAAMDLGCRPWKVFFVITIPLISQALVSGWLLSFTLSLDDYVLTAFLSGPGSTTLPQWIFSSIRLGLTPEINALATIIIVFVTVFVVISNRLMVSAQAKRDKAIQQAVAQGGH; from the coding sequence ATGAATGGCAAAAAGATGCCGCTGAGCAATAAACTCTATATGTTGCTCGGCTTTTTCTTCCTGTATGCGCCAATCATCAGCTTGGTGATCTACTCCTTCAACGAGTCCCGCCTGGTGACCGTATGGGGCGGCTTTTCATTGAAGTGGTATCAAGTACTGTTCAATGACGAGGCAGTCATTGCCGCAGCCAAACTCAGTTTCAAGATCGCATTCATGACCGCCAGCTTGGCTGTTGTGCTCGGCACCATAGCGGGCTTCGTACTGGCCCGTTTTGGTCGTTTCCGGGGCAGCAGCCTGTTTGCAGGCATGGTCACCGCGCCCATGGTGATGCCAGAGGTGATTGTAGGGCTATCGATGCTGCTGTTGTTTGTCGCCCTGCAAACCGCGATCGGCTGCGATGGCGAAGCAGCCGGCCTGCTGAAAACAGCGGGCTGCTACGCCTTTGGTGAACGCGGCATGGTCACCATCTGGATCGGCCATACCACGCTTTGCATGGCCTATGTTGCAGTGCTGGTGCAATCTCGGCTGCGCGAGATGGATCGCTCACTGGAAGATGCCGCCATGGACCTGGGTTGCCGTCCCTGGAAGGTATTCTTTGTCATCACCATCCCATTGATTTCCCAGGCATTGGTGTCAGGCTGGCTATTATCGTTCACGCTGTCCTTGGATGATTATGTACTGACTGCATTCCTGTCCGGCCCCGGCTCCACCACCCTACCCCAGTGGATTTTCTCCTCCATCCGGCTTGGGTTGACACCTGAGATCAATGCCCTGGCAACCATCATCATCGTATTCGTCACGGTCTTTGTGGTGATTTCCAACCGGCTGATGGTTTCCGCCCAAGCCAAACGGGACAAGGCTATCCAGCAGGCAGTTGCACAGGGCGGGCACTGA
- a CDS encoding ABC transporter permease subunit gives MIKGLLMRCLPKGRTLVTAVPYGWLLLFFLLPFFFVLKISFTEPDIAQPPYTQIVQQEENKTIITLNTGKYHTILDEAKAFAETSWSEAASNSQYIISYWNSLKLALITTVLCLIIGYPIAYNIARSDEATRNTLLMLVMLPFWTSFLLRVYAWIGILKDNGVLNNILMTLGIINEPIPLLYNQFSVIVGMVYSYLPFMILPLFSHLVKLDGRLLEAAADLGAKPWDAFFKITLPLSKGGMIAGSMMVFIPAVGEYVIPELLGGGEVLMIGKRLMDDFGANMDWPQASAVTVIMMILLIAPIIWFHRFEAKQMEAGKS, from the coding sequence ATGATCAAGGGACTTCTGATGCGCTGCCTGCCCAAAGGCAGAACATTGGTGACAGCAGTACCCTATGGCTGGTTACTGCTGTTTTTCCTATTGCCATTCTTTTTTGTACTGAAGATCAGCTTCACTGAGCCTGACATTGCGCAGCCACCTTACACACAGATCGTTCAGCAGGAAGAAAACAAAACCATCATCACACTGAATACGGGCAAATATCACACCATCCTGGATGAAGCCAAGGCCTTTGCCGAGACCAGCTGGAGTGAAGCCGCCAGCAACAGCCAGTACATCATCTCCTACTGGAACTCGCTGAAGCTGGCGCTGATCACCACCGTCTTGTGTCTGATCATCGGCTACCCGATTGCCTACAACATCGCCCGCAGTGATGAAGCAACCCGTAACACCCTGCTGATGCTGGTGATGTTGCCATTCTGGACCTCATTCCTGCTACGGGTCTATGCATGGATCGGCATCCTCAAGGACAACGGGGTCCTGAACAACATCCTGATGACCTTGGGCATCATCAACGAACCGATTCCATTGCTATACAACCAATTCTCCGTCATTGTCGGCATGGTATACAGCTACCTGCCCTTCATGATCCTGCCGCTGTTCTCACACCTGGTAAAGCTGGATGGTCGCCTGCTGGAGGCCGCTGCGGATCTGGGCGCCAAGCCATGGGACGCATTTTTCAAGATCACCTTGCCGCTTTCCAAAGGCGGCATGATTGCTGGCTCGATGATGGTATTCATCCCAGCTGTCGGTGAATACGTGATTCCAGAGCTGCTGGGCGGTGGCGAAGTATTGATGATCGGTAAACGGCTGATGGATGACTTTGGCGCCAACATGGACTGGCCACAAGCCTCCGCTGTGACCGTCATCATGATGATTCTGTTGATCGCGCCGATCATCTGGTTCCATCGATTTGAAGCCAAGCAAATGGAGGCCGGCAAATCATGA
- a CDS encoding polyamine ABC transporter ATP-binding protein → MAVDNAAAGKAGGKQAYLEIRGVTKRFGDFTAVDDVELHIPRNEIFALLGSSGSGKSTLLRMLAGMDKPTEGRLILDGQDITDLPPYARPINMMFQSYALFPHMTVEENVAFGLKQDKLPKSEITERVNQMLDLVQMRKYAKRKPHQLSGGQQQRVALARSLAKRPKLLLLDEPLGALDKKLRMQTQIELVNVIEKVGVTCIMVTHDQEEAMTMSSRIGIMSEGKLLQVGGPRDIYNHPNCVFTAEFIGSTNTIEGKLVVDEASHIVIEAPELHNRIYVDHGITGALGQTLWFTVRPERITVCREQPTAEFNWCAGEVAEIAYLGSYSIYHIRLPSGRVLMAHVPSTHWGEAEPPTWGDKVFVKWADNAGVVLTS, encoded by the coding sequence GTGGCGGTAGACAATGCTGCTGCCGGCAAAGCCGGTGGCAAACAGGCCTATCTGGAGATCCGTGGCGTTACCAAGCGATTTGGTGATTTTACCGCCGTGGATGATGTCGAATTACATATCCCTAGGAACGAGATTTTTGCCCTGCTGGGCAGCTCCGGCTCGGGAAAATCCACACTGCTCAGAATGCTGGCAGGCATGGACAAGCCCACGGAAGGCCGTCTGATTCTGGATGGACAGGACATAACCGATCTGCCGCCCTATGCCCGCCCCATCAACATGATGTTCCAGTCCTATGCGCTCTTCCCGCACATGACGGTCGAAGAGAATGTGGCATTTGGCCTGAAACAGGACAAACTCCCCAAGAGCGAAATCACCGAGCGCGTCAACCAGATGCTCGATCTCGTGCAGATGCGTAAATACGCCAAGCGCAAGCCCCACCAACTGTCAGGTGGCCAGCAACAGCGGGTTGCCCTGGCGCGCTCCTTGGCCAAGCGCCCCAAGCTGCTGCTGCTGGATGAGCCACTCGGCGCCCTGGACAAGAAGCTGCGGATGCAGACGCAGATCGAGCTGGTCAACGTGATTGAAAAAGTCGGCGTCACCTGCATCATGGTCACACACGACCAGGAAGAAGCGATGACCATGTCAAGCCGGATCGGCATCATGTCGGAAGGCAAATTGCTACAGGTCGGCGGACCACGCGATATCTACAATCATCCGAATTGCGTGTTCACGGCAGAGTTCATCGGCTCGACCAACACCATCGAAGGCAAATTGGTCGTGGATGAAGCCAGCCATATCGTGATCGAGGCACCCGAGCTGCACAACCGGATTTATGTCGATCATGGCATCACCGGCGCATTAGGTCAGACCCTCTGGTTCACCGTCAGACCCGAGCGCATTACGGTTTGCAGGGAACAACCAACCGCCGAATTCAACTGGTGTGCTGGAGAAGTGGCGGAAATCGCCTACCTGGGCAGCTACTCGATCTATCACATCCGCCTGCCCAGTGGCCGCGTTCTCATGGCCCATGTTCCCTCCACCCACTGGGGCGAAGCCGAGCCCCCCACCTGGGGCGACAAGGTATTCGTCAAGTGGGCCGACAACGCTGGCGTGGTGCTGACATCATGA
- a CDS encoding extracellular solute-binding protein, with translation MKKQQFAVKLAAVVMGLSVAGAFAAGKVNVYNWQDYIADNTTKDFQKETGITPKYDVYDSNETLQAKLLTGKSGYDVVHPSMDFAAKQIKSGIYLKLDKTKLPNLANLNPTMLEKLKAADPTGEYLLPYMWGTAAFGINLDKVKKALGSEPMPTDMWELIFNPKYTSKLKSCGISFMESASDVYAMYNIYKGRDMMDFSKDALEANNKELAAIRKDIKVFIQAPIDLLANGDVCVAMGFNGDVYIARDRAKEAKKPQNIEYVVPEKGTQLWIDTMAIPKDSKNVAEAHQWINFIMKPEVVAAISNKVNYANPNAKATALVDKKLKDDSKIYLSDAALSKLQPKKPMDADTQKRVTAYFNKFKTSK, from the coding sequence ATGAAAAAGCAACAATTTGCAGTCAAACTGGCCGCCGTGGTGATGGGGCTGTCCGTAGCCGGCGCATTTGCCGCTGGCAAGGTCAATGTATACAACTGGCAAGACTATATTGCCGACAACACCACCAAGGATTTCCAGAAAGAAACGGGTATCACCCCGAAGTACGACGTCTATGACAGCAACGAAACGCTGCAAGCCAAGTTGCTGACTGGCAAAAGCGGCTATGATGTTGTCCACCCTTCGATGGATTTCGCCGCCAAGCAAATCAAGTCAGGCATCTATCTGAAGCTCGACAAGACCAAGCTGCCCAACCTGGCCAACCTGAACCCGACCATGCTGGAGAAGCTGAAAGCAGCCGACCCGACCGGCGAATACCTACTGCCCTACATGTGGGGCACAGCAGCATTCGGCATCAACCTCGACAAAGTGAAAAAAGCACTGGGCAGCGAACCCATGCCCACCGACATGTGGGAGCTGATCTTCAACCCGAAATACACCTCGAAGCTGAAGAGCTGCGGCATTTCATTCATGGAAAGCGCGTCAGATGTGTACGCTATGTACAACATCTACAAAGGCCGTGACATGATGGACTTCTCAAAAGACGCACTGGAAGCCAACAACAAAGAACTGGCCGCCATCCGCAAAGACATCAAGGTATTCATCCAGGCGCCGATCGACCTGCTGGCCAACGGTGACGTATGCGTCGCCATGGGCTTCAACGGCGACGTATACATCGCACGCGATCGGGCCAAGGAAGCCAAAAAACCGCAGAATATCGAGTATGTTGTGCCCGAGAAAGGCACCCAGCTGTGGATCGACACCATGGCCATCCCGAAGGACTCCAAGAATGTGGCTGAAGCCCATCAATGGATCAACTTCATCATGAAGCCGGAGGTCGTGGCCGCCATCTCCAACAAGGTGAATTATGCCAACCCCAACGCCAAGGCAACCGCCTTGGTGGACAAAAAGCTCAAGGATGACTCCAAGATCTACCTGAGCGACGCGGCACTGTCCAAATTGCAACCCAAGAAACCGATGGATGCTGACACACAAAAGCGTGTCACGGCATACTTCAATAAATTCAAAACCAGCAAGTAA
- the argS gene encoding arginine--tRNA ligase, producing the protein MTLLQTLTQRFEAALAAAGAAGAQPLVQPAGKPEFGDYQVNGVMAAAKQLKMNPRELAQKVVEHAQVADLVAKMDIAGPGFINLHLAPEFLARHVETALHDTRLGVPAQAKRKVMVEYSSPNVAKEMHVGHLRSTIIGDALARVQAFLGHEVIRANHVGDWGTQFGMLTAYLLEVRAGETDEAAIALNDLEAFYRQAKKHFDEDAAFANRAREYVVKLQSGDAEVLALWRQFVDISLSHCEAVYRKLNVQLSRGDVRGESTYNDDLPVVVDDLRTKGLLTEDQGAQVVFLDEFKNKEGDPLACIIQKSDGGYLYATTDLSAVRYRHGTLGLDRVMYVVDARQGLHFQQIFSLARKAGYAPESMVLEHVAFGTMMGEDGKPFKTRSGDTVKLIELLDEAEERAFQLVTDKNPALDETTRRQIATKVGIGSVKYADLSKHRTSDYVFNWKTMLAFEGNTAPYLQYAYTRARSIFDKGVALDAQAAVNLVEPAERILALQLAQFADAVYTVAKDAVPHLMCLYLYQLATQFMRFYEACPVLKSEGTVQQSRLKLCDLTARTLQVGLDMLGIEVMETM; encoded by the coding sequence ATGACCTTGTTGCAGACGCTTACTCAACGTTTCGAAGCCGCACTGGCCGCCGCAGGCGCCGCTGGTGCCCAGCCACTGGTGCAGCCCGCCGGCAAGCCAGAATTCGGCGACTATCAGGTCAATGGCGTCATGGCTGCGGCCAAACAGCTGAAGATGAACCCGCGCGAGCTGGCGCAAAAGGTCGTCGAGCACGCACAAGTGGCCGATCTGGTCGCCAAGATGGATATTGCCGGCCCAGGCTTCATCAATCTGCATCTGGCGCCAGAATTCCTTGCTCGACATGTCGAAACCGCCCTGCATGACACCCGACTGGGCGTCCCCGCACAAGCCAAGCGCAAGGTCATGGTGGAATACTCCTCGCCCAATGTGGCCAAGGAAATGCACGTCGGCCACCTGCGCTCCACCATCATCGGTGACGCCCTGGCACGCGTACAGGCATTCCTGGGTCACGAGGTGATCCGGGCCAACCATGTGGGCGACTGGGGCACCCAATTCGGCATGCTCACCGCCTACCTGCTGGAAGTCAGAGCAGGTGAGACAGACGAAGCCGCCATAGCCCTGAACGACCTCGAAGCCTTTTATCGCCAGGCCAAGAAACACTTCGATGAGGACGCCGCTTTTGCCAATCGTGCCCGCGAGTACGTTGTCAAGCTGCAATCCGGTGATGCCGAGGTCCTGGCCTTATGGCGCCAGTTCGTCGATATCTCGCTCTCACATTGCGAGGCAGTCTATCGCAAGCTCAATGTCCAGCTTTCCCGTGGCGATGTGCGGGGTGAAAGCACCTACAACGATGACCTGCCGGTCGTCGTCGATGATCTGCGCACCAAGGGCCTGCTGACCGAAGATCAGGGTGCTCAAGTGGTCTTTTTGGATGAATTCAAGAACAAAGAAGGCGACCCGCTCGCCTGCATCATCCAGAAGTCAGACGGTGGTTACCTCTATGCCACCACCGATCTGTCAGCAGTACGCTACCGTCATGGTACGCTGGGCCTCGATCGCGTGATGTATGTGGTGGATGCCAGACAGGGCCTGCACTTCCAGCAGATCTTCAGCCTTGCACGCAAGGCTGGTTATGCCCCAGAGAGCATGGTGCTGGAGCATGTCGCCTTTGGCACGATGATGGGCGAAGATGGCAAGCCATTCAAAACCCGCTCGGGTGACACCGTCAAGCTGATCGAGCTCTTGGATGAAGCCGAAGAGCGCGCTTTCCAACTGGTCACCGACAAAAATCCGGCACTGGATGAAACCACCCGCCGCCAAATCGCGACCAAGGTCGGCATCGGCTCAGTGAAATATGCCGATTTGTCCAAGCATCGCACGTCAGATTACGTGTTCAACTGGAAGACCATGCTTGCATTCGAAGGGAATACCGCCCCTTACCTGCAGTATGCCTATACCCGCGCCCGCAGCATCTTTGACAAAGGCGTCGCGCTGGATGCCCAAGCCGCCGTCAACCTGGTCGAGCCGGCAGAGCGCATACTGGCATTGCAGTTGGCACAATTCGCGGATGCCGTCTATACCGTTGCCAAAGACGCTGTGCCCCATTTGATGTGTTTGTATCTATACCAATTGGCAACCCAGTTCATGCGTTTTTACGAAGCATGCCCAGTATTGAAGAGCGAAGGTACGGTTCAACAAAGCCGTTTGAAATTATGTGACCTGACTGCCAGGACCTTGCAAGTCGGCCTGGACATGTTGGGCATCGAAGTCATGGAGACGATGTAA
- a CDS encoding NAD(P)/FAD-dependent oxidoreductase — MSMFRQDDQLNHRSYYEATALRDAAKPALQGRITTDVCVVGGGLAGLSAALELAQRGYSVALLEARRIGWGASGRNGGQIIAGYACDNDVFEQALGAEGAQTAWQMSIEAIQLIRQRIDTYQIDCDFTPGHLTVSTRPKKTDALRAGFELLSQRYHYPHLTFIEPGQIRDWIDSPRYHAAIFDSQSGHLHPLKYTLGLAAAAEGHGVQLFEHSPVTHLQGGEPATISTSQGAVQARFVVLAGNVYLGKLAPSIESRIMPVGTYIIATEPLTPAQADTLIKDRVAVCDNNFVLDYFRTTRDHRMLFGGRVSYSTLTPANLPEVMRGNMLQTFPQLHDTPVAYCWGGFVDISMNRAPDFGRLTPNIYYLQGFSGHGLAVAGLAGRLATEAIAGQAERFDLMARIRHRPFPGGKLLRTPALVLGMWYYGLRDRL; from the coding sequence ATGAGCATGTTTCGACAAGACGATCAGCTCAATCATCGCTCGTATTACGAAGCCACCGCGCTGCGCGACGCCGCCAAGCCAGCCTTGCAAGGCCGGATCACCACCGACGTCTGCGTGGTGGGGGGTGGCCTGGCGGGGCTGTCTGCCGCACTGGAGCTGGCCCAGCGCGGCTACAGTGTGGCCTTGCTCGAAGCAAGGCGCATCGGCTGGGGTGCATCAGGCCGCAACGGAGGCCAGATCATCGCGGGCTACGCCTGCGACAACGACGTATTTGAGCAGGCACTTGGCGCTGAAGGCGCCCAGACCGCCTGGCAGATGTCGATCGAAGCCATTCAACTGATCCGGCAACGCATCGACACCTATCAGATCGATTGCGATTTCACCCCCGGCCACCTGACCGTCTCGACCCGGCCCAAAAAGACCGATGCGCTGCGAGCTGGTTTCGAGCTGCTGAGCCAGCGATACCATTACCCGCACCTCACCTTCATCGAGCCCGGACAGATACGCGACTGGATCGACAGCCCCCGCTACCATGCCGCCATCTTTGACAGCCAGAGCGGCCATCTGCACCCCCTGAAATACACCCTCGGCCTGGCCGCCGCCGCCGAGGGCCATGGGGTGCAGCTCTTCGAGCACAGCCCGGTCACGCACCTGCAAGGCGGTGAGCCTGCCACCATCTCGACCAGCCAAGGTGCAGTGCAGGCACGCTTTGTGGTGCTGGCCGGGAACGTCTATCTCGGCAAGCTGGCACCATCCATCGAGTCACGCATCATGCCGGTCGGCACCTACATCATCGCCACCGAGCCACTGACACCCGCCCAGGCCGACACACTGATCAAAGATCGGGTCGCCGTCTGTGACAACAATTTCGTGCTGGACTACTTCCGCACCACCCGCGACCACCGCATGCTGTTTGGTGGCCGGGTCAGTTATTCGACCCTCACCCCGGCCAATCTGCCCGAAGTAATGCGCGGCAACATGTTGCAGACCTTTCCCCAGTTGCACGACACGCCGGTGGCCTACTGCTGGGGCGGCTTTGTCGATATCTCCATGAACCGCGCCCCCGATTTCGGTCGCCTGACCCCAAACATCTATTATTTACAGGGTTTCTCCGGCCACGGGTTGGCAGTGGCCGGCCTGGCAGGGCGATTGGCCACCGAAGCCATTGCAGGACAGGCAGAGCGATTCGACCTGATGGCCCGCATCCGACACCGCCCCTTCCCTGGGGGCAAATTGCTCAGGACGCCGGCGTTGGTATTGGGCATGTGGTATTACGGGTTACGGGATAGGTTATGA